The Dyella caseinilytica genome has a window encoding:
- the hemC gene encoding hydroxymethylbilane synthase, with amino-acid sequence MSTLRIATRKSALALWQAEHVADLLCKAHPGLRVELVPLSTRGDEILDKSLATIGGKGLFLKELEVAMLEGHADLAVHSLKDVPSELEPGFTLPAILPRADAADAFVSNDYSDLTALPLGARVGTSSLRRQAQLRAVRPDLELLDLRGNVGTRLQKLDAGHYEAIVLACAGLERLGLHSRIRSRLSAPTWLPAPGQAAIAIEARTDQPFVLEALAVLDDAETRLAITAERVMNQALGGSCTVPVGAWCTVTEHGLHLRGMVGDVSSGRLLVTEAAASSNDAVALGNAVAQALLAQGAAALLHS; translated from the coding sequence ATTTCCACCCTGCGCATTGCTACACGCAAAAGTGCGCTTGCCCTTTGGCAGGCTGAGCACGTCGCGGATCTGCTGTGCAAGGCGCACCCGGGGCTGAGAGTGGAGCTCGTCCCGCTATCGACGCGTGGCGACGAAATCCTCGATAAATCCCTCGCGACCATCGGTGGCAAGGGCCTGTTCCTTAAAGAACTGGAAGTGGCGATGCTGGAAGGTCACGCCGATCTTGCCGTGCATTCGCTGAAGGATGTTCCTTCGGAACTGGAACCGGGTTTCACACTGCCGGCAATCCTGCCGCGTGCGGACGCCGCCGATGCCTTTGTCAGCAACGACTACTCCGACCTTACCGCGTTGCCGCTCGGCGCACGTGTCGGCACCTCGTCGCTTCGGCGGCAAGCACAACTGCGCGCTGTGCGGCCCGATCTGGAATTGCTCGATCTGCGCGGCAATGTCGGCACTCGTTTGCAAAAGCTCGATGCCGGCCATTACGAAGCCATCGTGCTAGCTTGTGCAGGACTCGAACGGCTGGGTTTGCACAGTCGCATTCGCAGTCGTCTAAGCGCACCCACCTGGCTGCCAGCACCAGGTCAGGCTGCCATTGCCATCGAAGCTCGCACTGATCAACCCTTCGTACTCGAAGCTCTCGCCGTGCTGGACGATGCCGAAACGCGACTGGCGATCACCGCCGAGCGAGTGATGAATCAGGCACTCGGCGGAAGTTGCACGGTGCCCGTGGGTGCATGGTGTACCGTCACCGAACACGGCTTGCACTTGCGCGGCATGGTGGGCGATGTATCCAGCGGACGTTTGCTGGTCACCGAAGCGGCGGCCAGCAGCAACGATGCTGTCGCACTGGGTAACGCCGTAGCGCAGGCGTTGTTGGCGCAGGGCGCAGCGGCGCTACTTCATTCTTAG
- a CDS encoding LytR/AlgR family response regulator transcription factor produces MRVLIVDDEPLARARLATLLKECDDVDIVGSVGDGETALSVLSETQPDVLLLDINMPGLDGKALAARLANRTRPQIVFCTAYEAHAVHAFDLGATDYLLKPVGVERLRDALKRVRQRLDAQPREHVAWLHARVRGEPVRMALDEVICLLAEEKYVIARRSGDQLLLDESLRQLEETYPDQLIRLHRNCLVPAHRLIGLKTLTDGRVLARLAGTDFSPEVSRRNLPALRKLLRLG; encoded by the coding sequence ATGCGCGTGCTGATCGTCGATGACGAACCACTGGCGCGTGCGCGCCTGGCGACCTTGCTGAAAGAATGCGATGACGTGGACATCGTCGGCAGCGTGGGCGATGGCGAAACCGCGCTTAGCGTGCTGTCCGAAACGCAACCGGATGTGTTGCTGCTCGACATCAATATGCCCGGACTGGATGGCAAAGCGCTGGCAGCACGGCTGGCCAATCGGACACGTCCACAAATCGTGTTCTGTACGGCATACGAAGCCCATGCTGTGCATGCCTTTGATCTCGGTGCGACCGACTATCTGTTGAAACCAGTAGGGGTGGAGCGCCTGCGCGACGCGCTCAAGCGTGTGCGGCAGCGGCTGGATGCCCAACCGCGAGAGCATGTCGCCTGGTTGCATGCGCGGGTCCGCGGCGAGCCGGTACGCATGGCGCTGGATGAAGTGATCTGCCTGCTGGCCGAGGAAAAGTACGTCATCGCCCGTCGTAGCGGCGACCAGCTGCTCCTGGACGAATCGCTGCGCCAGCTCGAAGAAACCTATCCGGACCAGCTGATTCGCCTGCATCGCAACTGCCTGGTGCCTGCGCATCGCCTGATTGGCCTGAAAACCCTGACTGACGGCCGCGTGCTGGCACGCCTGGCCGGCACCGATTTCAGTCCGGAAGTGAGCCGCCGCAATCTGCCTGCGCTGCGCAAGCTGCTGCGCCTGGGCTAA
- a CDS encoding alpha/beta hydrolase, protein MTLLPTVENETAASPIYSVIWLHGLGADGHDFAPIVPELVSPQWPALRFVFPHAPVRPVTINGGMPMRAWYDIYGFDLLSRQDEAGVRQSIAEVEALIAREQERGVPSERIVLAGFSQGGAIALAAGLRHLQKLAGIMALSTYLPIADSLAAERSPANASVPIFWGHGSFDPVVVLQRGVDSRLALEALGYKVDWHTYPMPHAVCPEEIADLRHWMGERLR, encoded by the coding sequence CGAAAACGAAACCGCCGCCAGCCCCATCTATAGCGTTATCTGGTTGCACGGCCTGGGTGCCGATGGCCATGACTTCGCACCGATCGTGCCGGAGTTGGTCTCGCCCCAATGGCCGGCGCTGCGCTTCGTGTTTCCGCATGCGCCGGTACGGCCGGTGACGATAAACGGTGGCATGCCGATGCGCGCCTGGTATGACATCTACGGTTTCGACCTGCTGTCACGTCAGGACGAGGCCGGTGTACGCCAGTCGATCGCCGAGGTGGAAGCCTTGATCGCACGCGAGCAGGAACGCGGCGTGCCCAGCGAGCGCATCGTGCTCGCCGGCTTTTCGCAGGGCGGGGCGATTGCTCTGGCCGCTGGCCTGCGTCACCTGCAGAAGCTGGCCGGCATCATGGCGTTGTCCACCTACCTGCCGATTGCTGATTCGCTCGCCGCCGAGCGCAGTCCGGCCAACGCCTCGGTGCCGATCTTCTGGGGTCATGGCAGCTTCGACCCGGTGGTGGTGCTGCAGCGTGGCGTCGACTCCCGCCTTGCGCTGGAGGCATTGGGCTACAAGGTGGATTGGCATACCTATCCGATGCCGCACGCCGTATGCCCGGAGGAAATCGCGGACCTCCGCCACTGGATGGGCGAACGGTTGCGCTGA
- a CDS encoding sensor histidine kinase gives MPVSTDKTPSESHSPLPDFCSLPVISALLVVGALCVTLAWLAPQSTRGWRGYSVGMLFVEWLAMVIGVALCKLRPWLLRLPGLLPYAGVWLVMVTIVTLGSWLAQWMDQVLEMQLIFSGPNVFVRDNALIAALLGTAMLRYFYVLAEWQARLAAVSHAKVEALQARIRPHFLFNSMNTVAALVRVDPVAAERTVENLSELFRAALGHDDTHTRTLGDELQLVERYLAIEELRLGDRLHVRRELDDLPLDAALPLLLLQPLVENAVRHGIQPLREGGEIILRGKREGPMMLIEIDNPLTDTSGTGGSGHGLNNVRQRVAYHFGPRASVEAGPKNGRFVVTLQLPVEVRHARADRR, from the coding sequence ATGCCAGTATCGACTGACAAAACACCCTCCGAATCGCACAGTCCGTTACCGGATTTCTGCAGCCTGCCGGTGATCTCCGCCTTGCTGGTCGTCGGCGCACTGTGCGTGACGTTGGCGTGGCTGGCGCCGCAAAGCACGCGCGGTTGGCGTGGCTACAGCGTCGGCATGCTGTTCGTCGAATGGCTGGCGATGGTGATTGGCGTGGCTTTGTGCAAGTTGCGGCCGTGGTTGCTGCGGTTACCGGGCCTGCTGCCCTATGCCGGCGTGTGGCTGGTGATGGTAACGATCGTGACGTTGGGTAGCTGGTTGGCACAGTGGATGGATCAGGTGCTGGAGATGCAGCTGATCTTTTCCGGTCCCAACGTTTTCGTGCGCGACAACGCCCTGATTGCCGCGCTTCTCGGCACCGCCATGCTGCGTTACTTCTACGTGCTGGCGGAGTGGCAGGCACGGCTGGCCGCTGTGTCGCATGCCAAGGTGGAAGCCCTGCAAGCGCGTATTCGCCCGCATTTCCTGTTCAACAGCATGAATACGGTGGCCGCGCTGGTGCGGGTCGACCCGGTAGCCGCCGAACGTACGGTGGAAAATCTCTCGGAGCTGTTTCGCGCGGCACTCGGGCATGACGACACGCATACCCGGACCTTGGGTGACGAGCTGCAATTGGTCGAGCGCTACCTAGCCATTGAGGAATTGCGCCTGGGAGATCGCCTGCACGTGCGCCGCGAGCTTGACGATCTGCCGTTGGATGCCGCACTGCCCCTGCTGCTGTTGCAGCCGCTGGTGGAAAACGCGGTGCGCCACGGCATCCAGCCCTTGCGAGAAGGCGGAGAGATTATCCTTCGCGGCAAGCGCGAGGGACCCATGATGTTGATCGAGATCGACAACCCGCTTACCGACACCTCTGGCACCGGCGGCAGCGGGCATGGCTTGAACAATGTCCGCCAGCGTGTCGCCTATCACTTTGGACCGCGCGCCAGCGTGGAGGCGGGACCGAAGAACGGCCGTTTCGTGGTGACGCTGCAGTTGCCGGTGGAGGTGCGCCATGCGCGTGCTGATCGTCGATGA
- a CDS encoding DUF481 domain-containing protein, producing the protein MKNILMTGLALATLATFAAQAQDTSSGVQTSSGTWTGSGELGFASTTGNSRSQNINAKLKLHQETNQWKNDFFADWLRTKGQVTVVNAAGNSYKQLDTTASRYDFGASAGYKLDPRSYIVAAGRYDHDDFAANRWQGTVSIGYGYMALKTDRTQLSFEIGPGYTEYQPATGFVTINNEEVLYKEPRQSQAVARGLINYKYRITDNTSFEDTFLTEAGSKNTYLQNDAGVAVSMTKKLAIKVGFQVRHNSEVLPGIRRTDTLATTNLVYNL; encoded by the coding sequence ATGAAAAACATCCTGATGACCGGTCTGGCGCTTGCCACCCTGGCCACGTTCGCTGCCCAGGCACAGGACACCTCCTCCGGCGTACAGACCTCCTCGGGCACCTGGACTGGCTCGGGCGAATTGGGCTTTGCGTCAACGACCGGCAATTCCCGCTCGCAGAACATCAACGCGAAACTGAAACTCCATCAGGAAACCAATCAGTGGAAGAACGACTTCTTCGCTGATTGGCTACGTACCAAGGGCCAGGTCACGGTAGTCAATGCCGCGGGCAACTCGTACAAGCAATTGGACACGACGGCCAGCCGCTACGACTTTGGCGCTTCGGCCGGCTACAAGCTCGATCCACGCAGCTACATCGTGGCTGCCGGCCGCTATGACCACGACGACTTTGCAGCGAACCGCTGGCAAGGCACGGTCTCGATCGGTTACGGATACATGGCTTTGAAGACGGATCGCACCCAGCTTTCCTTCGAAATCGGTCCGGGTTACACCGAGTACCAGCCGGCCACCGGTTTCGTGACCATCAATAACGAAGAGGTGTTGTACAAGGAGCCTCGTCAGAGCCAAGCCGTGGCGCGTGGCCTGATCAACTACAAGTACCGCATCACGGACAACACGTCTTTTGAAGATACGTTCCTGACCGAAGCGGGTAGCAAGAATACCTACCTGCAAAATGATGCCGGCGTTGCCGTCAGCATGACCAAGAAACTTGCCATCAAGGTCGGTTTCCAGGTGCGTCACAACAGCGAAGTGCTGCCGGGTATCCGCCGCACCGATACGCTCGCCACCACCAATCTGGTCTACAACCTCTGA